The following coding sequences are from one Pelagovum sp. HNIBRBA483 window:
- the parE gene encoding DNA topoisomerase IV subunit B, translating to MANDLLAGNEPTDYDASSIEVLEGLEPVRKRPGMYIGGTDERALHHLVAEVLDNSMDEAVAGHANRIEVELHDDYSITIRDNGRGIPIDPHPKFPGKSALEVILCTLHAGGKFSGKAYQTSGGLHGVGASVVNALSDSMVVQVARDRKLYEQSFSRGLPQGPVAEVGAAPNRRGTTVTFHADEQIFGHHRFKPARLLKMVRSKAYLFSGVEIRWKSAIDDGETPQEATFHFPGGLADYLSETLGSASTYAERPFAGTVDFQEKFNTTGKVEWAINWTPARDGFIQSYCNTVPTPEGGTHEAGFWAAILKGVRAYGELINNRKAAQITRDDLITGGCALVSCFIREPEFVGQTKDRLATTEAQRLVENAVRDHFDNWLAADTKSAGAILDFLILRSEERLRRRQEKETARKSATKKLRLPGKLVDCSATNREGTELFIVEGDSAGGSAKMARDRKTQALLPLRGKILNVLGAASSKLGSNQEINDLTQALGVGLGTKFNVDDLRYDKIIIMTDADVDGAHIASLLMTFFFTQMRPMIDHGHLYLACPPLYRLTQGARRLYVADEAEKAAVMEKGLGGKGKIDVQRFKGLGEMDAKDLKETTMDPASRKLIRVTIDEDEPGETGDLVERLMGKKPELRFQYIQENAKFVEELDV from the coding sequence ATGGCCAACGATCTCCTCGCGGGCAACGAGCCCACCGATTATGACGCCTCCTCCATCGAAGTGCTGGAGGGGCTCGAACCTGTCCGCAAACGCCCCGGCATGTATATCGGCGGCACCGACGAACGCGCCCTGCACCACCTCGTCGCGGAAGTTCTCGATAACTCGATGGACGAAGCCGTCGCCGGTCACGCCAACCGGATCGAGGTTGAGCTACACGACGATTATTCCATCACCATCCGCGACAATGGCCGCGGCATCCCGATCGATCCGCACCCGAAATTCCCCGGCAAATCCGCACTGGAGGTGATCCTCTGCACCCTGCACGCGGGCGGCAAATTCTCAGGCAAGGCCTATCAAACCTCCGGCGGCCTGCACGGTGTTGGCGCATCCGTGGTCAACGCGCTCTCCGATTCTATGGTCGTTCAGGTCGCCCGTGATCGCAAACTCTACGAGCAGAGCTTCTCCCGCGGCCTGCCGCAAGGCCCCGTGGCGGAAGTCGGCGCCGCCCCCAACCGGCGCGGCACCACCGTCACCTTCCATGCCGATGAACAGATCTTCGGCCATCACCGTTTCAAGCCCGCCCGCCTCCTCAAGATGGTGCGCTCCAAGGCCTATCTCTTCTCCGGCGTCGAGATCCGCTGGAAATCCGCGATCGACGATGGCGAAACCCCGCAAGAAGCCACCTTCCATTTCCCCGGTGGTCTAGCCGATTACCTTAGCGAAACCTTGGGCAGCGCCTCCACCTATGCCGAGCGCCCCTTCGCAGGCACCGTTGATTTCCAAGAGAAGTTTAACACCACCGGCAAGGTCGAATGGGCGATCAACTGGACGCCCGCGCGCGACGGTTTCATCCAGTCCTACTGTAACACCGTCCCCACCCCCGAGGGCGGCACGCATGAGGCCGGTTTCTGGGCCGCGATCCTCAAAGGCGTCCGCGCCTATGGCGAGTTGATCAATAACCGCAAAGCCGCCCAGATCACCCGCGACGACCTGATCACCGGCGGCTGTGCGCTGGTATCCTGCTTCATCCGCGAGCCGGAGTTCGTGGGCCAAACCAAGGACCGCCTCGCCACTACCGAAGCCCAGCGCCTCGTCGAAAATGCCGTCCGTGACCATTTCGACAACTGGCTGGCCGCCGATACCAAATCCGCAGGCGCCATCCTCGATTTCCTCATTCTGCGTTCCGAAGAGCGCCTCCGCCGCCGGCAGGAGAAGGAAACCGCCCGCAAATCCGCGACCAAAAAGCTCCGCTTGCCGGGCAAGCTTGTCGATTGCTCCGCCACCAACCGTGAAGGCACCGAACTGTTCATCGTCGAAGGCGACAGCGCCGGCGGCTCCGCGAAGATGGCCCGCGACCGCAAGACCCAAGCCCTCCTGCCCCTGCGCGGCAAAATCCTCAACGTGCTTGGCGCCGCCTCCTCAAAGCTCGGCAGCAATCAGGAGATCAACGACCTGACCCAAGCGCTCGGCGTCGGGCTGGGTACCAAGTTCAACGTCGATGACCTCCGCTACGACAAAATCATCATCATGACCGACGCCGATGTCGACGGCGCCCATATCGCCTCGCTTCTGATGACGTTTTTCTTCACCCAGATGCGCCCGATGATCGATCACGGCCACCTCTACCTCGCCTGCCCGCCGCTCTACCGCCTGACCCAAGGTGCGCGGCGGCTCTATGTGGCCGATGAAGCCGAGAAAGCAGCCGTGATGGAAAAGGGCTTGGGCGGCAAAGGCAAGATCGACGTGCAGCGCTTCAAAGGTTTGGGCGAGATGGACGCCAAAGACCTCAAGGAAACCACGATGGACCCCGCCTCCCGCAAGCTGATCCGCGTGACCATCGACGAGGACGAACCCGGCGAAACCGGCGACCTCGTCGAGCGGCTCATGGGCAAGAAACCCGAACTGCGCTTCCAGTACATTCAGGAGAACGCGAAGTTCGTTGAGGAGTTGGATGTCTAA
- the ppk2 gene encoding polyphosphate kinase 2 → MPTAASIAQAFESGTYPYEDRLGRKEYEAEKARLQAELLKVQLWVQEAGQKFVLIFEGRDAAGKGGTIKRFTEHLNPRSARVVALNKPTDEERGQWFFQRYIKELPTVGEMVFYDRSWYNRAGVERVMGFCSPNEYLEFMRQTPLLEQMLVRSGIRLYKYWFSVTQNEQQSRFKARETDPLKQWKLSPIDKASLDKWDDYTEAKEAMFFYTDTADAPWTIVKSNDKKRARLNAMRHFLSTIDYPDKDESIARAPDPLIVGGAHHVVHRSEHILGSSLHPDHRRGGNGKAG, encoded by the coding sequence ATGCCGACCGCGGCATCCATCGCGCAGGCGTTTGAATCAGGCACTTACCCCTATGAGGACAGGCTCGGCCGGAAGGAATACGAGGCCGAGAAGGCGCGCCTTCAGGCGGAGCTGTTGAAGGTGCAGCTGTGGGTGCAGGAGGCGGGGCAAAAGTTTGTGCTGATCTTCGAGGGGCGTGATGCGGCGGGTAAGGGCGGTACGATCAAGCGCTTTACCGAGCATTTGAACCCCCGCTCGGCCCGCGTTGTGGCGCTCAACAAGCCCACGGACGAGGAGCGGGGGCAGTGGTTTTTCCAGCGGTATATCAAGGAGTTGCCGACCGTTGGTGAGATGGTTTTTTATGATCGGTCTTGGTATAACCGTGCCGGCGTGGAACGGGTGATGGGCTTTTGCTCACCTAACGAATATCTGGAGTTCATGCGGCAGACGCCGCTTCTGGAGCAGATGCTCGTGCGGTCGGGTATCAGGCTTTACAAATACTGGTTCTCGGTGACGCAAAACGAGCAGCAGAGCCGCTTCAAGGCGCGGGAGACGGACCCGCTCAAGCAATGGAAGCTTTCCCCGATTGACAAGGCGAGCCTCGATAAATGGGATGATTATACCGAAGCGAAAGAGGCGATGTTCTTTTACACTGACACCGCCGACGCACCTTGGACGATCGTGAAATCCAACGACAAAAAGCGCGCGCGGCTCAATGCGATGCGGCATTTCCTGTCAACGATCGACTATCCGGACAAGGATGAAAGCATTGCCCGCGCTCCTGACCCGCTGATCGTGGGTGGGGCGCACCATGTGGTACATCGCTCGGAGCATATTCTTGGGTCGTCGCTGCATCCGGATCATCGGCGCGGTGGCAACGGTAAGGCAGGCTAA
- a CDS encoding NAD-dependent epimerase/dehydratase family protein produces MRVFFTGGSGKAGRHVIPVLQEAGHDVVNIDRVPSGLPNTNELLIDLCDSGQVMGAMTQWAGFDELESTPQPYDAVVHFAAVPRILIGTDGECFRQNTLATYNVIEAAVKLGIKKIIFASSETTYGVCFAAGELKPEYVPIDEEHPTVPHDSYAMSKVCNEATGRSFQARSGADIYGLRINNVIEPHEYAENFPAYVKDPALRRRNIFAYIDARDLGHMVDRCLRTDGLGYEVFNVSNDDSSVAMPTDEVIRTFYDGVPMKGEMGPQDTFYSNAKAKRLVGFAPKYGWRGDLGV; encoded by the coding sequence ATGCGCGTATTTTTCACTGGTGGCAGCGGTAAGGCTGGACGACATGTGATTCCTGTGTTGCAGGAAGCAGGCCATGATGTCGTCAATATTGACCGCGTGCCGAGCGGATTGCCGAACACAAATGAACTGCTGATCGACCTGTGCGACAGTGGACAGGTGATGGGGGCGATGACCCAATGGGCCGGTTTTGACGAGCTTGAAAGTACGCCTCAGCCCTATGACGCGGTGGTGCATTTTGCCGCCGTGCCGCGCATTTTGATCGGAACGGACGGTGAGTGCTTCCGGCAGAATACGCTCGCGACCTATAATGTGATCGAAGCCGCGGTGAAGCTGGGAATCAAGAAGATCATCTTTGCCAGTTCGGAGACGACCTACGGTGTGTGTTTTGCTGCGGGCGAGTTGAAACCTGAATATGTGCCAATCGACGAGGAGCATCCGACTGTTCCGCATGACAGTTACGCAATGTCGAAGGTGTGTAACGAGGCGACGGGGCGCAGTTTTCAGGCGCGGTCCGGTGCTGATATTTACGGGCTACGGATCAATAATGTGATTGAACCGCATGAATATGCGGAAAACTTTCCGGCATATGTGAAAGATCCGGCGCTGCGGCGGCGCAATATTTTTGCCTATATTGATGCGCGCGACTTGGGGCATATGGTGGACCGCTGCCTGCGGACCGATGGTTTGGGCTACGAGGTGTTCAACGTCTCGAACGATGACAGCTCAGTGGCGATGCCAACTGATGAGGTGATCCGCACGTTTTACGATGGTGTGCCGATGAAGGGCGAGATGGGGCCGCAGGACACCTTCTACAGCAATGCCAAGGCAAAACGGTTGGTGGGATTTGCGCCCAAGTATGGCTGGCGAGGTGACCTGGGCGTTTAG
- a CDS encoding MATE family efflux transporter, whose protein sequence is MTAHRPLLPWHRHLRELLVLGLPLVGSSGAQFAIHMTDTLMLGWYDVTALAAVTLGSTFFFILFIVGAGFGFAVMPKAAAAAATGDSARVRQVTRMGVWLGLFFALLVLPLMLFSEPLFLLAGQDPKLAALASDYLSIIGFGMAPALAMVTLRSFLSALEYTTVQLVVTVMAVFANAGFNYVLIFGNFGAPELGLQGAAIASVSMQVLPLIGLTVYALRKLPQYALLQAWWRPHWSIFTEVARMGIPIGLTTFAESALFTASAIMMGWLGEIPLAAHGIALQLAGITFMFHVGMSQAATIRTGAAYGRQDRANLQRGAMVAFAVSLAFGTLVVACFIAFPEALVAIFVDPDEPARAAVIAAGATLVLVAAAFQFVDAMQIMVLGVLRGLQDTTIPMFLASISYWLIGMPASYVLGFVLNLGAKGVWIGLVVGLGAAATSMTIRYWLLIRRDTLPHFTPTETPVPVPSPAVDTFPDPQA, encoded by the coding sequence ATGACTGCCCACCGCCCCCTCCTTCCCTGGCACCGCCACCTGCGCGAGCTTCTCGTGCTGGGCCTGCCGCTCGTGGGCAGTTCGGGTGCGCAGTTCGCCATTCACATGACAGACACGCTGATGCTCGGCTGGTACGATGTGACCGCGCTCGCAGCCGTGACACTGGGATCGACGTTCTTTTTTATCCTGTTCATCGTCGGCGCGGGCTTTGGCTTTGCCGTGATGCCAAAGGCCGCCGCTGCCGCGGCCACCGGCGATAGCGCCCGCGTCCGCCAAGTCACCCGCATGGGGGTGTGGCTCGGGCTGTTTTTCGCGCTGCTCGTATTGCCGCTTATGCTCTTCTCCGAGCCGCTCTTCCTGCTCGCGGGCCAAGATCCGAAACTGGCAGCCCTTGCCAGCGATTACCTGTCTATCATCGGCTTCGGAATGGCGCCTGCCCTCGCAATGGTCACTCTGCGGTCGTTCCTCTCCGCGCTGGAATATACAACCGTTCAGCTTGTCGTCACGGTGATGGCTGTCTTTGCCAACGCAGGTTTCAATTACGTCCTGATTTTCGGCAATTTCGGTGCGCCCGAGCTTGGCTTGCAAGGCGCGGCCATCGCATCGGTCAGCATGCAGGTGCTGCCGTTGATCGGCCTCACGGTCTACGCACTGCGCAAGCTGCCACAATACGCGCTCCTTCAGGCATGGTGGCGGCCGCATTGGTCAATCTTTACCGAGGTCGCCCGCATGGGCATTCCCATCGGCCTGACCACCTTTGCAGAATCCGCACTCTTCACTGCGTCAGCCATCATGATGGGCTGGCTTGGCGAGATCCCCCTCGCCGCGCATGGCATCGCGCTGCAACTGGCAGGGATCACATTCATGTTCCATGTCGGCATGAGCCAAGCGGCGACGATCCGCACCGGCGCGGCCTACGGGCGGCAAGACCGCGCCAATCTCCAGCGCGGCGCAATGGTGGCCTTCGCGGTATCCTTGGCATTCGGCACGCTTGTCGTCGCCTGCTTCATTGCCTTCCCCGAGGCACTCGTCGCAATCTTCGTCGACCCAGATGAACCCGCCCGCGCGGCAGTCATCGCCGCCGGCGCAACGCTGGTGCTGGTCGCCGCCGCGTTCCAATTTGTGGACGCAATGCAGATCATGGTACTTGGCGTCCTGCGCGGGCTGCAAGACACCACCATACCGATGTTCTTGGCCAGCATCTCCTATTGGCTGATCGGCATGCCCGCGAGCTATGTCTTGGGCTTCGTTCTCAACTTGGGCGCTAAAGGCGTCTGGATCGGGCTCGTCGTCGGCCTTGGCGCTGCCGCCACTTCCATGACAATCCGGTATTGGCTATTGATCCGCCGCGATACGCTGCCGCATTTCACTCCGACGGAGACACCCGTGCCAGTGCCTTCACCTGCGGTCGATACCTTCCCCGATCCGCAGGCCTGA
- a CDS encoding LysR family transcriptional regulator, producing the protein MIDKLEMLIALAREEHFGRAAESLGLTQPTLSAGVKQLEAQLGVQLVWRGSRFGGLTPEGQRVLIWARQIVGDARTMREEMRAVRQGLSGEVRLAVIPTALTAASALSAGFAAAHPGVRFTILSRTSIEILAMLENLEADAGITYLDNEPLGRVATVPLYREEYCLVCTQDMPLAEKVEIGWDELEGLPLCLLTPDMQNRRILNQNFQAAGVSVTASVEANSTVVLAAHVVTGRWATILPNKMARFLAAGNGLSVVPMAAQARAPLVGMVALHRDPHTPVLEALIKAAGAMREAV; encoded by the coding sequence ATGATAGATAAACTTGAGATGCTGATCGCGCTGGCGCGGGAGGAGCATTTTGGCCGCGCGGCGGAGAGCCTTGGACTGACGCAGCCAACGCTTTCGGCGGGGGTCAAGCAGTTGGAGGCGCAGCTGGGGGTGCAGCTTGTCTGGCGTGGCTCGCGCTTTGGCGGGCTGACGCCAGAGGGTCAGCGGGTGCTGATCTGGGCGCGGCAGATCGTGGGCGATGCGCGGACCATGCGCGAGGAAATGCGCGCGGTGCGGCAGGGGCTTTCGGGGGAGGTGCGGCTGGCGGTGATACCGACCGCGCTGACAGCGGCATCGGCGCTTTCTGCCGGATTTGCGGCGGCGCATCCCGGGGTGCGGTTTACCATCCTGTCACGCACGTCGATCGAGATTTTGGCGATGTTGGAAAACCTCGAAGCGGATGCGGGGATCACCTATCTGGACAACGAGCCGCTGGGCCGCGTCGCGACTGTGCCGCTGTATCGCGAGGAATACTGCCTTGTTTGCACGCAGGACATGCCGCTGGCGGAAAAGGTGGAGATCGGTTGGGACGAATTGGAGGGGCTGCCGCTGTGTCTCCTTACGCCGGATATGCAGAACAGGCGGATCCTGAACCAGAACTTTCAGGCGGCGGGGGTAAGCGTCACGGCCTCGGTGGAGGCAAATTCGACCGTTGTGCTGGCGGCGCATGTGGTCACGGGGCGCTGGGCGACGATCCTGCCCAACAAGATGGCGCGATTTCTGGCTGCCGGAAACGGGTTGAGCGTTGTGCCGATGGCGGCACAGGCGCGGGCGCCGTTGGTGGGGATGGTGGCGCTACATCGTGACCCGCATACGCCGGTGCTGGAAGCGCTGATCAAGGCTGCGGGGGCGATGCGGGAGGCGGTTTGA
- a CDS encoding methyltransferase domain-containing protein: MVGKPFPSGHPLADRRAAYAETMAHLGDIPVAIEVLAGALSLAPDWAAGWFRLGEFLEMVGAKDEAADAWRKAQAADPADPFGAGLKLDLMRDIPVTENIPPAFVELLFDQYAPRFDKSLVEALDYRGPALLLSALQADGFTHATQALDLGCGTGLMGEELRPFCDWLGGIDISQGMLDEAAAKGVYDELSKQDIGTLALATTTYDLIVAADVFIYLGALERIIGWIAGALAPQGRLAFTIERGTAPVELRESRRFAHSPTYIAEVLEAAGFHAIQLHDCVLRQDRGVDIEALCVVASRGKVAPSIDRRNLSLDHA, encoded by the coding sequence ATGGTTGGAAAGCCATTCCCCTCGGGTCATCCGCTTGCGGACCGGCGTGCCGCCTATGCCGAGACGATGGCCCATCTGGGCGATATTCCTGTTGCGATCGAGGTTCTCGCCGGTGCTCTCTCACTTGCACCCGATTGGGCCGCAGGCTGGTTCCGCTTGGGCGAGTTTCTCGAAATGGTCGGCGCAAAGGATGAGGCCGCCGATGCATGGCGCAAGGCCCAAGCCGCCGACCCCGCCGACCCGTTCGGCGCGGGCCTCAAGCTTGACCTCATGCGCGATATCCCCGTGACCGAAAACATCCCACCCGCCTTTGTCGAACTGCTGTTTGATCAATACGCACCACGGTTCGACAAATCGCTGGTCGAAGCGCTCGATTATCGCGGCCCCGCGCTGCTTCTCTCCGCACTTCAGGCGGATGGATTTACCCATGCCACACAGGCGCTCGACCTCGGCTGCGGCACAGGTCTGATGGGGGAAGAGCTGCGCCCGTTCTGCGACTGGCTCGGCGGCATCGACATTTCCCAAGGCATGCTGGACGAAGCCGCCGCAAAGGGCGTTTACGACGAACTCTCCAAACAGGACATCGGCACACTCGCCCTCGCAACCACCACCTATGACCTAATCGTTGCGGCTGATGTGTTCATCTATCTCGGCGCGCTCGAACGGATCATCGGCTGGATCGCCGGCGCGCTCGCCCCACAAGGCCGCCTCGCCTTCACCATCGAACGCGGCACGGCTCCGGTGGAACTGCGCGAGAGCCGCCGCTTCGCCCATTCCCCCACCTATATCGCAGAGGTGTTAGAGGCCGCAGGCTTCCACGCCATCCAGCTTCATGACTGCGTGCTGCGGCAGGATCGCGGCGTCGATATCGAGGCGCTGTGCGTTGTCGCATCCCGTGGCAAAGTCGCGCCATCCATCGACCGCCGGAACCTGTCTCTCGACCACGCCTGA
- a CDS encoding SDR family oxidoreductase, which translates to MTHTILITGASSGIGKATARLFAERGWNVVATMRNTDDGADLAHDNILVTRLDLVDNTSIASAFAAGMERFGSIDVLLNNAGYGAYGPLEATPMDTIRRQFEVNFFGLIEATKAAMPIMRAQKAGIIINISSVGGRMTYPLGTLYHSSKYAVEGLSEALHYELWPLGLRVKIIEPGGVKTDFGGRSFEFTTDPNLTDYQPMVDAMTTAMANMDTSSHQEPADVAEVIWNAATDGSDQMRYVSGDGAASLLSGRYDLGQDEAFVAGLRKNFGL; encoded by the coding sequence ATGACCCATACAATTCTCATTACGGGCGCAAGCTCCGGCATCGGCAAGGCAACCGCCCGCCTCTTCGCAGAGCGCGGCTGGAACGTCGTCGCCACAATGCGCAACACTGATGACGGTGCCGATCTTGCCCATGACAACATTCTGGTAACACGGCTCGACCTCGTCGATAACACCTCAATCGCGTCGGCATTCGCCGCAGGGATGGAGCGCTTCGGCTCCATCGACGTGCTGCTGAACAATGCAGGCTACGGCGCCTATGGCCCGCTCGAAGCCACCCCGATGGACACCATTCGCCGCCAATTCGAGGTCAATTTCTTTGGACTTATAGAAGCCACCAAGGCGGCTATGCCGATCATGCGGGCACAAAAGGCAGGCATCATTATCAATATCTCCTCGGTCGGTGGGCGCATGACCTATCCGCTCGGCACGCTCTATCACAGCTCCAAATACGCGGTGGAGGGTCTGTCGGAGGCACTACATTACGAGCTATGGCCACTTGGCCTGCGGGTGAAGATCATCGAGCCCGGCGGTGTCAAAACCGATTTCGGCGGCCGCAGCTTTGAATTCACGACCGACCCGAACCTGACTGACTACCAGCCGATGGTTGATGCCATGACCACCGCAATGGCGAACATGGACACGTCCAGCCACCAAGAACCGGCAGATGTTGCCGAAGTGATCTGGAACGCCGCAACCGACGGCAGCGATCAAATGCGCTACGTCTCCGGCGATGGCGCTGCGTCGCTTCTCAGCGGGCGCTATGACCTCGGACAAGACGAAGCCTTCGTTGCCGGATTGCGGAAGAATTTCGGCCTCTAA
- a CDS encoding AraC family transcriptional regulator ligand-binding domain-containing protein translates to MSRSQTAPTVHVGKAWRLILSDLGLSPQTVLRRAGLPNGVLDGDGTRITLDAFYTLWDTLNDEANDPTLALRLGQVASAELFDPALFAAICSPDMNTAARRLGEFKRLVGAFSLDVDVESTVTTIRHSCKFRPDVPLIMGLAELVFLVSFIRRATRHNVQPVSVEVPAFAPMDAAYEAWFGCPVTLGTNTAITLAAADARRPFLTHDDLMWEFFAPSLRRRMEDAKRGETMRTRVEHALNELLPSGRTQIEDVARELAVSKRSLQRRLAEEGTSWLEVLNLCGARLARHYLGSTNLSVDEVSFLLGFEDPNSLFRAFHRWTGTTPEAWRADARA, encoded by the coding sequence ATGTCCCGATCCCAAACAGCCCCAACGGTCCATGTCGGGAAGGCATGGCGCCTGATCCTGTCCGATCTCGGCCTTTCGCCCCAAACCGTCCTGCGCCGCGCGGGCCTTCCAAACGGCGTGCTTGACGGAGACGGCACACGGATCACGCTCGACGCCTTTTACACCCTTTGGGACACCCTGAACGACGAGGCAAACGACCCGACATTGGCCCTGCGTCTTGGGCAAGTCGCCTCGGCAGAACTGTTCGATCCCGCGCTCTTTGCCGCGATTTGCTCCCCTGATATGAACACCGCCGCGCGACGTTTGGGAGAGTTCAAACGCCTCGTCGGCGCGTTCAGCCTCGATGTTGATGTCGAGAGCACCGTCACCACCATCCGCCATAGCTGCAAATTCCGGCCGGATGTGCCCTTGATCATGGGACTGGCTGAACTTGTCTTTCTCGTCAGCTTCATCCGCCGCGCCACGCGCCACAATGTTCAGCCTGTCAGCGTCGAGGTTCCTGCTTTTGCACCAATGGACGCTGCATATGAGGCATGGTTCGGCTGCCCAGTAACACTTGGTACCAACACCGCGATCACGCTGGCTGCCGCTGACGCCCGCCGGCCGTTTCTCACCCATGATGATCTGATGTGGGAATTTTTCGCGCCATCACTTCGGCGCAGGATGGAGGACGCCAAGCGCGGCGAAACCATGCGCACCCGTGTCGAACACGCGCTCAACGAACTCCTGCCCAGCGGCCGGACCCAGATCGAGGACGTCGCCCGCGAACTCGCCGTCAGCAAAAGGTCGCTCCAACGGCGGCTTGCCGAGGAAGGGACAAGCTGGCTCGAAGTGCTCAACCTCTGCGGCGCGCGACTGGCACGCCATTACTTGGGTTCGACCAACCTCAGCGTTGACGAGGTCAGCTTCCTCCTTGGTTTTGAAGATCCCAATTCACTGTTCCGCGCCTTCCACAGGTGGACAGGCACCACACCTGAAGCATGGCGGGCAGACGCGCGGGCCTAA
- a CDS encoding pyridoxal phosphate-dependent aminotransferase: MTLLSATLSRVKPSPTIAMTTRAAELRAAGRDIIALSAGEPDFDTPDAIKEAAIAAIRAGKTKYTAVDGIPELKQAICDKFSRENGLTYKPSQISVGTGGKQVLYNAFMATLNPGDEVIIPAPYWVSYPDMVRLAGGTPVIVETRIDDNFKLTAAALEAAITPKTKWFLFNSPSNPTGAGYAWNELKALTDVLEKHPHVWVMSDDMYEHLVFNDFRFCTPAQVAPALHDRTLTVNGVSKAHAMTGWRIGYAGGPEPLIAAMRKLQSQSTSNPCTVSQYAALAALTGPQEYLEPNRALFQRRRDLVVSALNAAPGITCPTPEGAFYVYPSIRDCIGKTSAGGKQITNDEDFAIALLEEYGVAVVFGAAFGLSPCFRVSYATSEEELTEACRRITEFCTKLK; encoded by the coding sequence ATGACCCTGCTGTCTGCGACACTGTCGCGCGTGAAACCTTCGCCCACCATCGCCATGACGACCCGCGCCGCCGAGCTGCGCGCCGCAGGGCGCGACATCATCGCGCTCAGTGCAGGCGAACCGGATTTCGACACGCCAGACGCGATCAAGGAAGCCGCCATCGCCGCCATCCGCGCGGGCAAAACCAAATACACCGCCGTCGATGGTATCCCCGAGCTGAAGCAAGCCATCTGCGATAAGTTTTCCCGCGAAAACGGCCTCACCTACAAACCATCACAGATCAGCGTCGGCACCGGCGGAAAGCAAGTGCTCTACAACGCCTTCATGGCCACGCTGAACCCCGGCGACGAGGTGATCATCCCCGCACCTTATTGGGTCAGCTATCCCGACATGGTCCGCCTCGCGGGTGGCACACCAGTCATCGTCGAGACACGGATCGACGACAATTTCAAACTTACCGCCGCCGCGCTCGAAGCCGCCATCACCCCCAAAACGAAGTGGTTCCTGTTCAACTCCCCCTCCAACCCGACAGGCGCAGGCTACGCTTGGAACGAGCTGAAAGCCCTCACCGACGTGCTCGAAAAGCACCCCCATGTATGGGTGATGTCCGACGATATGTATGAGCACCTCGTCTTTAACGATTTCCGCTTCTGCACGCCCGCGCAAGTCGCCCCCGCGCTCCATGACCGGACGCTGACGGTCAACGGCGTGTCAAAGGCCCACGCGATGACCGGCTGGCGCATCGGCTACGCGGGTGGGCCAGAGCCGCTGATCGCCGCGATGCGCAAACTGCAATCGCAATCCACCTCCAACCCCTGCACCGTCAGCCAATATGCGGCGCTGGCCGCACTGACCGGCCCGCAGGAGTATCTTGAGCCGAACCGCGCGCTCTTCCAGCGCCGCCGCGATCTGGTGGTTTCTGCGCTCAATGCCGCGCCGGGGATCACCTGCCCCACACCGGAAGGCGCGTTCTACGTCTATCCGTCGATCCGTGATTGCATCGGCAAAACATCGGCAGGCGGCAAGCAGATCACCAACGACGAAGACTTCGCCATCGCGCTGCTTGAGGAATACGGCGTCGCGGTCGTCTTCGGCGCGGCCTTCGGGCTTTCCCCCTGCTTTCGGGTAAGCTACGCTACCTCCGAAGAAGAGCTCACCGAGGCATGCCGCCGGATCACCGAGTTCTGCACGAAACTGAAGTGA
- a CDS encoding multiprotein-bridging factor 1 family protein, whose product MTETNWFSEDAATFGDRLAAAREAAGLQQKELAAQIGVKVETLIAWEHDLKEPRANRLQMLSGILGVSLSWLLTGDGEGPTDPGDVDVIPDDIAAILTEIRAVRTQIVQRTDRLAQLEKRLRAALKDS is encoded by the coding sequence ATGACCGAAACGAACTGGTTCAGCGAAGATGCAGCAACCTTCGGCGATAGGCTTGCGGCGGCGCGGGAAGCCGCGGGACTTCAGCAGAAGGAGCTTGCGGCGCAGATCGGGGTGAAGGTCGAGACGCTCATCGCATGGGAGCATGACCTCAAAGAACCGCGCGCCAACCGCTTGCAGATGCTGTCGGGGATTTTGGGCGTGTCGTTGAGCTGGCTTCTGACCGGCGATGGCGAAGGCCCGACCGATCCCGGTGATGTGGATGTCATCCCTGACGATATCGCGGCGATCCTGACCGAAATTCGTGCGGTGCGGACGCAGATCGTTCAGCGCACCGACCGGCTGGCGCAGCTTGAAAAGCGTCTTCGGGCAGCGCTGAAGGACAGCTGA